In Flavobacterium endoglycinae, one DNA window encodes the following:
- a CDS encoding NADH-quinone oxidoreductase subunit D yields MSELLLPPEHRYAKIIKERHNEDGSELSVLNLGPTHPATHGIFQNILLMDGERILEAEPTIGYIHRAFEKIAENRPFYQITPLTDRMNYCSSPINNMGWWMTLEKLLGIEVPKRAQYLRVIVMELARITDHIICNSILGVDTGAYTGFLYVFQFREKIYEIYEEICGARLTTNMGRIGGFERDWSPEAFRKLDKFLEEFPPAWKEFENLFERNRIFLDRTVNVGGITAEKAMAYGFTGPNLRAAGVDYDVRVAHPYSSYEDFDFIVPVGKSGDTYDRFCVRNAEVWESLSIIRQALEKMPAGNEYHAEVPDYYLPPKEDVYNSMESLIYHFKIVMGEVPVPVAEIYHAVEGGNGELGFYLSTDGSRTPYRLHFRRPCFIYYQAFPEMIKGALLSDAIIILSSLNVIAGELDA; encoded by the coding sequence ATGTCAGAACTATTACTACCACCAGAGCATCGTTATGCTAAAATAATTAAGGAGCGACACAATGAAGACGGAAGCGAGCTTTCGGTTCTTAACTTAGGTCCAACTCACCCTGCGACTCACGGTATTTTCCAAAATATCTTATTGATGGATGGTGAAAGAATTTTAGAAGCTGAACCTACTATTGGTTACATTCACAGAGCTTTTGAAAAAATCGCCGAAAATCGTCCTTTTTATCAAATTACACCTCTTACAGACCGTATGAACTATTGTTCATCTCCTATTAATAATATGGGATGGTGGATGACATTAGAAAAACTATTAGGTATTGAAGTTCCTAAAAGAGCACAATATTTAAGAGTTATCGTTATGGAGCTGGCTCGTATTACAGACCACATTATCTGTAACTCAATCTTAGGGGTAGATACTGGTGCGTATACAGGTTTCTTATACGTTTTTCAATTTAGAGAAAAAATTTACGAAATCTACGAAGAAATTTGTGGAGCTCGTTTGACTACAAATATGGGAAGAATTGGTGGTTTTGAAAGAGACTGGTCTCCAGAAGCTTTCAGAAAACTAGATAAATTCCTTGAAGAATTCCCTCCAGCTTGGAAAGAATTCGAAAACTTATTCGAAAGAAACAGAATTTTCCTTGACAGAACCGTAAACGTAGGTGGAATCACTGCCGAAAAGGCCATGGCTTACGGATTTACAGGTCCAAACTTACGTGCTGCTGGAGTTGATTATGACGTTCGTGTGGCACATCCTTATTCATCTTACGAAGATTTCGATTTTATTGTTCCTGTTGGAAAATCAGGTGATACTTATGATCGTTTCTGTGTTCGTAATGCTGAAGTTTGGGAAAGTTTAAGCATTATCCGTCAGGCTTTAGAAAAAATGCCTGCAGGAAACGAATACCACGCAGAAGTTCCGGATTATTACCTTCCTCCAAAAGAAGACGTATATAATTCAATGGAATCCTTAATCTATCACTTTAAAATTGTTATGGGTGAAGTTCCAGTTCCAGTTGCAGAGATTTACCATGCTGTAGAAGGAGGAAATGGAGAATTAGGTTTTTATTTATCAACTGACGGAAGTAGAACTCCATATAGATTACATTTTAGAAGACCTTGTTTTATTTATTATCAAGCATTCCCTGAAATGATTAAAGGTGCATTACTTTCTGATGCCATTATCATTTTATCGAGTTTAAATGTAATTGCAGGAGAATTGGATGCCTAA
- a CDS encoding 2Fe-2S iron-sulfur cluster-binding protein → MKVTIDGQSIDVEPGTTILQAARMIGGDLVPPAMCYYSKLKGSGGKCRCCLVEVSKGSEADPRPMPKLMASCVTGCMDGMEVNSKSSARVMDARKSVTEFLLINHPLDCPICDQAGECDLQNLSFEHGNPKSRYIEEKRTFEPEDIGPNIQLHMNRCILCQRCVQVADQLTDNRVHGVLDRGDHANISTGISKAIDNEFSGNMIDVCPVGALTDKTFRFKSRVWFNKPYNAHRECTTPGCCGKTTVWMFGGEIQRVTGRKDEYHEVEEFICNSCRFDHKDVNDWVIEGPREFEKDSVINQNNYTQKLEKVQIDTEKNILLGRDVDRKKISMAAIPLTNKDKK, encoded by the coding sequence ATGAAAGTAACGATAGACGGTCAAAGTATAGACGTAGAGCCAGGAACAACAATCCTGCAGGCTGCACGTATGATTGGTGGAGATTTAGTGCCGCCAGCCATGTGCTATTACTCAAAATTAAAAGGCAGCGGTGGAAAATGTCGTTGTTGTTTAGTTGAAGTTTCGAAAGGAAGCGAAGCTGACCCAAGACCAATGCCAAAATTAATGGCATCTTGTGTAACAGGATGTATGGACGGAATGGAAGTAAACAGTAAATCTTCTGCCAGAGTTATGGATGCCCGTAAATCTGTAACAGAATTTTTATTGATCAACCACCCATTAGACTGCCCTATTTGTGATCAAGCTGGTGAATGTGATCTTCAAAATTTAAGTTTTGAGCACGGAAACCCAAAATCACGTTATATTGAAGAAAAAAGAACATTTGAACCAGAAGATATTGGTCCAAATATTCAACTACATATGAACCGTTGTATTTTATGCCAAAGATGTGTACAAGTTGCAGATCAATTAACAGACAACAGAGTTCACGGAGTATTAGATCGTGGTGACCACGCTAATATTTCTACTGGAATTTCTAAAGCAATCGACAATGAGTTCTCTGGAAACATGATTGACGTTTGTCCGGTTGGAGCTTTAACAGACAAAACTTTCCGTTTTAAATCAAGAGTTTGGTTTAACAAACCTTACAACGCACATAGAGAATGTACAACTCCAGGATGCTGCGGTAAAACTACCGTTTGGATGTTTGGTGGAGAAATTCAGCGTGTAACGGGTCGTAAAGACGAATACCATGAAGTCGAAGAGTTTATTTGCAACAGCTGTCGTTTTGACCATAAAGATGTTAATGACTGGGTGATTGAAGGTCCAAGAGAATTTGAAAAAGATTCTGTAATCAACCAAAATAATTATACTCAAAAATTAGAGAAAGTTCAAATCGATACTGAAAAGAACATTCTTTTAGGCCGTGATGTTGACCGTAAAAAAATTAGTATGGCAGCAATTCCATTAACTAATAAAGATAAAAAATAG
- a CDS encoding NADH-quinone oxidoreductase subunit C, with amino-acid sequence MALENTQIQNKLTETFNNDVFNFHEERDIYTLEASADKITALILFLKNDPELQFHFLTDLCGIHYPDNELERQFAVVYHLHNWFENKRIRIKVYLNGEKPEIKTISNIFLSSNWMERETYDFYGIDFIGHPQLKRILNMDEMVSFPMRKEFPLEDSGRTDKDDRFFGRTVSNC; translated from the coding sequence ATGGCTTTAGAAAACACCCAAATTCAAAACAAACTTACAGAAACATTTAATAATGATGTTTTCAACTTTCACGAAGAAAGAGATATTTATACTTTAGAAGCTTCTGCAGATAAAATTACAGCATTGATTCTATTCTTAAAAAATGATCCTGAACTACAATTTCACTTTTTAACGGATTTATGCGGGATTCACTATCCTGATAATGAATTAGAACGTCAGTTTGCAGTTGTATACCACTTACACAACTGGTTCGAAAACAAACGTATTAGAATCAAAGTTTACCTAAACGGAGAAAAACCTGAGATCAAAACTATTTCAAATATATTCTTGAGTTCAAACTGGATGGAAAGAGAAACATACGATTTCTACGGAATTGACTTTATTGGTCACCCGCAATTGAAACGTATTTTAAATATGGATGAAATGGTGTCTTTCCCAATGAGAAAAGAATTTCCATTAGAAGACAGCGGAAGAACTGACAAAGACGACAGATTCTTCGGAAGAACAGTATCAAATTGCTAA
- a CDS encoding TlpA family protein disulfide reductase, whose product MKNLFAAGLLIFSTLNAIGQAKNEIKFTAKIANRNSDTLVIKGRNNFKQVIPINNKEIFAANFEAPKGFYVFSDGKESSNIYLKPDSEINLTMDAKEFDETIVYKGKGVNESNFLAQQSLKDEKFQNEAFSKPEAEFTSLLETKKKTDSESLEKGDFDPEFKTALKMSFESFNQYAFQEYERASKAAKMTGKASPEFDYENYKGGKTKLADLKGKYVYIDLWATWCAPCRAEIPYLQKVEEMYHGKNIEFVSISIDKAKDHEKWKKFVNDKNLGGVQLFADKDWESDFVMKYGVTGIPRFIIIDPKGNVVSSDAARPSDPKLQEQLNGLLN is encoded by the coding sequence ATGAAAAATCTTTTTGCTGCAGGTCTGCTGATTTTTAGTACTTTGAATGCTATTGGTCAAGCCAAAAATGAAATAAAATTTACCGCTAAAATTGCTAACAGAAACAGCGATACTTTGGTAATTAAAGGAAGAAATAATTTTAAACAAGTTATCCCAATTAATAATAAGGAGATTTTTGCTGCGAATTTTGAAGCTCCAAAAGGGTTTTATGTTTTCTCTGATGGTAAAGAATCTTCAAACATCTATTTAAAACCAGACTCTGAAATTAATCTGACAATGGATGCCAAAGAGTTTGACGAAACAATTGTATATAAAGGTAAAGGAGTAAACGAAAGTAACTTTTTGGCGCAACAATCTTTAAAAGATGAGAAATTCCAAAATGAAGCTTTTTCTAAACCAGAAGCCGAATTTACCTCTCTTTTGGAAACCAAGAAAAAAACAGATTCTGAAAGTCTTGAAAAAGGAGATTTTGATCCTGAGTTTAAAACGGCCTTGAAAATGAGTTTTGAAAGTTTTAATCAATACGCATTTCAAGAATATGAAAGAGCATCGAAAGCTGCTAAAATGACTGGAAAAGCTTCGCCTGAATTTGACTATGAAAATTATAAAGGCGGGAAAACCAAACTTGCTGATTTAAAAGGGAAATACGTATATATAGATCTTTGGGCTACTTGGTGCGCGCCATGCCGAGCTGAAATTCCTTATTTGCAAAAAGTAGAAGAGATGTACCACGGTAAAAACATCGAGTTTGTGAGTATTTCTATAGATAAGGCAAAAGATCATGAAAAATGGAAAAAGTTTGTAAATGATAAGAATTTAGGGGGAGTGCAATTATTTGCCGATAAAGATTGGGAATCAGACTTCGTAATGAAATATGGTGTAACTGGAATTCCAAGATTTATTATCATTGATCCAAAAGGTAATGTGGTAAGTTCTGATGCTGCAAGACCATCTGATCCAAAGCTTCAAGAGCAGTTAAACGGCTTATTGAACTAA
- the nuoF gene encoding NADH-quinone oxidoreductase subunit NuoF, with protein MSQKILLDKINIPGIKTYEVYRQNGGYASVEKALKTLTPDEVTEEVKKSGLRGRGGAGFPAGMKWSFIDKKSGRPRHLVCNADESEPGTFKDRYLMEFIPHLLIEGMITSSYALGANLSYIYIRGEYMWVFKILERAINEARAAGWLGKNILGSGYDLELHVHCGAGAYICGEETALIESLEGKRGNPRIKPPFPAVSGLWANPTVVNNVETIATVPWIVNNSGDDYAKIGIGRSTGTKLISASGHIKNPGVYEIELGLSVDEFMNSDEYLGGMSSDRPLKAFVPGGSSVPILPADLIFKTANGEDRLMTYESLSDGGFATGSMLGSGGFIVYNDTACIVRNTWNFARFYHHESCGQCTPCREGTGWLEKVLHRIENGHGREEDIELLWSIQSKIEGNTICPLGDAASWPVAAAIRHFRDEFEYHVRFPEKIKNRDHFVAEPFSQVKHLVGKQTV; from the coding sequence ATGTCACAAAAAATATTATTAGATAAAATCAATATTCCTGGAATTAAAACCTACGAAGTGTATCGCCAAAACGGTGGTTATGCATCTGTAGAAAAAGCTTTAAAAACATTAACTCCAGACGAAGTTACTGAAGAAGTAAAAAAATCAGGTCTTCGCGGACGTGGTGGTGCAGGTTTCCCTGCTGGAATGAAATGGAGCTTTATTGATAAAAAATCAGGAAGACCAAGACACTTAGTGTGTAATGCCGATGAGTCTGAGCCGGGAACATTCAAAGACCGTTATTTGATGGAATTTATTCCTCACCTATTGATCGAAGGAATGATTACATCAAGCTACGCATTAGGCGCTAACCTATCGTATATCTACATTCGAGGAGAATATATGTGGGTTTTCAAAATTTTAGAAAGAGCAATCAACGAAGCAAGAGCTGCTGGTTGGTTAGGAAAAAACATATTAGGTTCGGGTTACGATCTTGAACTTCACGTTCACTGTGGTGCTGGAGCTTATATCTGTGGAGAAGAAACTGCTCTTATTGAGTCTTTAGAAGGGAAAAGAGGAAATCCTCGTATTAAACCACCTTTCCCAGCGGTTTCTGGTCTTTGGGCAAATCCAACAGTAGTAAACAATGTTGAAACAATTGCGACTGTGCCTTGGATTGTAAACAATTCTGGTGATGATTACGCAAAAATTGGTATTGGACGTTCTACAGGTACTAAATTAATTTCTGCTTCAGGACATATTAAGAACCCTGGTGTTTACGAAATTGAATTGGGATTAAGTGTAGACGAATTTATGAATTCTGATGAATATTTAGGAGGAATGTCTTCAGATCGTCCATTAAAAGCATTTGTGCCAGGAGGTTCTTCTGTGCCAATTTTACCAGCTGATTTAATTTTCAAAACAGCAAATGGTGAAGACCGATTAATGACTTACGAATCTTTAAGTGATGGTGGTTTTGCTACCGGATCGATGTTAGGTTCTGGTGGATTTATCGTTTACAACGACACTGCTTGTATCGTAAGAAACACTTGGAACTTTGCTCGTTTCTACCACCACGAATCTTGCGGACAATGTACGCCTTGCCGTGAAGGAACTGGATGGTTAGAAAAAGTATTACACCGAATCGAAAACGGTCATGGCCGTGAAGAAGATATCGAATTATTGTGGAGCATTCAAAGTAAAATTGAAGGAAACACCATCTGTCCTCTTGGAGACGCTGCATCTTGGCCAGTAGCTGCTGCAATTCGTCACTTTAGAGATGAATTTGAATATCATGTTCGTTTCCCAGAAAAAATCAAAAATAGAGATCACTTTGTTGCCGAGCCTTTCTCACAAGTTAAGCATTTAGTAGGCAAACAAACAGTTTAA
- a CDS encoding NADH-quinone oxidoreductase subunit B has translation MSDSKVNMVSPPEGLAGEGFFATKLNDVVGLARANSLWPLPFATSCCGIEFMATMAAHYDLARFGSERVSFSPRQADMLLVMGTISKKMAPILRQVYEQMSEPRWVIAVGACASSGGVFDTYSVLQGIDKVIPVDVYVPGCPPRPEQIVDGVMRLQELVKSESVRRRSSPEYQELLASYNIS, from the coding sequence ATGAGCGATTCAAAAGTAAATATGGTGTCTCCTCCTGAAGGTCTTGCCGGTGAAGGTTTCTTCGCTACAAAACTAAATGATGTCGTAGGTTTGGCACGTGCGAATTCTCTTTGGCCTTTACCATTTGCAACTTCTTGCTGCGGAATTGAGTTTATGGCAACAATGGCTGCACATTACGATTTAGCCCGATTTGGTTCAGAACGTGTAAGTTTCTCTCCTCGTCAAGCCGATATGCTGCTTGTAATGGGAACTATCTCTAAAAAAATGGCGCCAATTTTAAGACAAGTTTACGAACAAATGTCTGAACCCCGCTGGGTAATCGCCGTAGGAGCCTGTGCTTCTTCAGGTGGTGTTTTCGACACATATTCAGTACTTCAGGGAATTGACAAAGTAATTCCAGTAGACGTTTACGTTCCAGGATGCCCTCCTAGACCAGAACAAATTGTCGATGGAGTAATGAGATTACAAGAATTGGTAAAAAGCGAATCTGTTAGACGCAGAAGCTCTCCAGAATACCAAGAATTATTAGCATCATATAATATCTCATAA
- a CDS encoding PepSY-associated TM helix domain-containing protein, which translates to MSFKTKIRFLHKWLGLISGLIVFIVCITGCIFCFHDEIKDITRKEWRFVEPQNKPFLLPSQLQKKAQEAFPENKASMVAYYGKNRSAIVYTFSDTGNRYLYFNPYTGKYLKSENPDTDFFIIVEYIHLYLLLPDYIGKHIIGGATIIFILLLISGIIQWWPKRKSDIKRSFSIKWSAKWRRVNYDWHNTTGFYISLIALLLAITGLTFTYEWVGEGIYKSINLGGDKAAETKTPVIDTTTFKTNSITAIDNAFVQTMKLQPKAEMFFVMIPQQKGDIVSTGAYPHTLRYDQQSNYYFHPSSGKLIQTQTFDKKSLGLQVVEMNYGIHTGQVLDLLGKIIAFTVSLTASALPVSGFIIWFGRSRKSKKSKSIKKPSR; encoded by the coding sequence ATGAGCTTCAAAACAAAAATACGTTTTCTACATAAATGGCTCGGATTAATCTCCGGGCTTATTGTTTTTATAGTCTGTATTACCGGATGTATATTTTGTTTTCACGATGAGATAAAAGACATTACCCGAAAAGAATGGCGTTTTGTAGAGCCTCAGAACAAACCTTTCTTATTACCCTCTCAATTACAGAAAAAAGCTCAAGAAGCTTTTCCCGAAAATAAAGCCAGCATGGTGGCCTATTATGGTAAAAATAGATCAGCAATTGTCTATACATTTTCAGATACTGGAAATCGGTATCTCTATTTCAATCCGTATACTGGAAAATATCTTAAATCTGAAAATCCAGATACTGATTTCTTTATAATTGTAGAATACATTCATCTCTATCTGCTTCTTCCGGATTATATTGGAAAACATATCATTGGCGGAGCAACTATAATTTTTATTCTATTATTAATTTCAGGAATTATTCAATGGTGGCCCAAACGAAAAAGCGATATCAAAAGAAGTTTCAGTATAAAATGGTCTGCAAAATGGCGTCGCGTAAATTATGACTGGCATAATACTACAGGTTTTTACATTTCTCTAATCGCATTACTTTTAGCCATAACAGGACTTACTTTTACATACGAATGGGTTGGTGAAGGAATTTACAAATCCATCAATTTAGGAGGAGATAAAGCAGCTGAAACAAAAACGCCCGTAATCGACACAACGACATTCAAAACCAATTCAATTACTGCCATTGATAATGCTTTTGTGCAGACAATGAAATTACAGCCAAAAGCTGAAATGTTTTTTGTGATGATTCCGCAGCAAAAAGGCGATATTGTAAGCACAGGCGCTTATCCGCATACTTTGCGATATGATCAGCAGAGCAATTATTATTTTCATCCGTCAAGCGGAAAATTAATTCAGACCCAGACTTTCGATAAAAAATCTTTAGGCCTACAGGTTGTCGAAATGAATTATGGAATTCACACTGGACAAGTTTTAGATCTCCTTGGAAAAATCATAGCTTTTACAGTTAGTTTAACTGCTTCTGCACTGCCTGTGAGCGGATTTATAATTTGGTTTGGAAGAAGCCGAAAATCTAAAAAAAGTAAAAGCATAAAAAAACCGTCCCGTTAA
- a CDS encoding complex I 24 kDa subunit family protein, with protein sequence MERKHYKQEINMTEALMNRINELISHYPEGKQKSALLPVLHEVQDAHNNWLSIELQDKVAEILQIKPIEVYEVVTFYTMFNQKPIGKYMFEFCQTSCCCLRGAEDLMDYTSEKLGIKMGETTPDGMFTIAGVECLGACGYAPMMQLGDFYKEKLTEEKIDQIIADCRDDKIILHDK encoded by the coding sequence ATGGAACGTAAACATTACAAACAAGAAATAAACATGACTGAGGCATTGATGAACCGCATCAATGAATTGATCAGCCATTATCCGGAAGGCAAACAAAAATCGGCTTTACTGCCTGTTTTGCACGAAGTACAGGATGCGCATAACAACTGGCTTAGCATTGAACTGCAAGATAAAGTTGCCGAAATTCTTCAGATCAAACCAATTGAGGTTTATGAAGTGGTAACTTTTTATACAATGTTCAACCAGAAGCCAATTGGTAAGTACATGTTTGAGTTCTGCCAGACGTCTTGTTGTTGTTTAAGAGGTGCCGAGGATTTAATGGATTACACTTCTGAAAAATTAGGCATTAAAATGGGCGAAACAACTCCAGATGGAATGTTTACTATTGCTGGTGTAGAATGTTTAGGCGCTTGCGGATACGCTCCGATGATGCAGTTAGGGGATTTCTACAAAGAGAAATTGACAGAAGAAAAAATCGATCAGATCATTGCTGATTGTAGAGATGATAAAATAATATTACACGATAAATAA
- the aspS gene encoding aspartate--tRNA ligase produces the protein MYRSHNCGELNASNINTEVTLAGWVQKSRDKGFMNWVDLRDRYGITQLIFDESRTEKNVFELAKTLGREFVIQVKGTVIEREAKNKNIPTGEIEILVSELTILNTALTPPFTIEDETDGGEDIRMKYRYLDIRRNPVKNSLLFRHKVAMEVRKYLSDLDFCEVETPYLIKSTPEGARDFVVPSRMNEGQFYALPQSPQTFKQLLMVGGMDKYFQIVKCFRDEDLRADRQPEFTQIDCEMAFVEQEDILNVFEGLTRHLLKEIKGIEVEKFPRITYDYAMKTYGNDKPDIRFGMKFGELNEFTQHKEFPVFNAAELVVGIAVPGAGNYTRKEIDGLIDWVKRPQVGASGMVYVKCNEDGTYKSSVDKFYDNDDLANWAKATEANPGDMIFVLSGPANKTRAQLSALRMELATRLGLRNPEEFAPLWVVDFPLLELDEESGRYHAMHHPFTSPKPEDMALLETEPGKVRANAYDMVLNGNEIGGGSIRIHDKATQQLMFKYLGFTEEEAKAQFGFLMDAFQFGAPPHGGLAFGLDRLVAILGGQETIRDFIAFPKNNSGRDVMIDAPAAIDDAQLKELHIKIDTI, from the coding sequence ATGTATAGAAGTCATAATTGCGGCGAATTAAATGCCTCAAATATTAATACCGAAGTTACTCTTGCAGGCTGGGTACAAAAATCACGTGATAAAGGATTTATGAATTGGGTAGATCTTCGAGATCGTTACGGAATTACGCAGCTTATTTTTGATGAAAGCCGTACTGAAAAAAACGTTTTTGAATTGGCTAAAACTCTTGGACGTGAATTTGTAATTCAAGTAAAAGGAACTGTTATTGAGCGTGAAGCTAAAAACAAAAATATTCCAACGGGAGAAATCGAAATTTTAGTTTCTGAATTAACGATTCTAAATACTGCTTTAACTCCTCCATTTACAATTGAAGATGAAACGGACGGCGGGGAAGATATCAGAATGAAATACCGTTACTTGGATATTCGTAGAAATCCGGTAAAAAACAGTTTATTATTCCGTCATAAAGTGGCAATGGAAGTTCGTAAATATTTATCTGATTTGGATTTCTGCGAAGTTGAAACGCCTTACTTAATCAAATCGACTCCAGAAGGAGCAAGAGATTTCGTGGTGCCAAGCCGTATGAATGAAGGTCAGTTTTATGCACTGCCACAATCTCCACAAACTTTCAAACAATTATTGATGGTTGGGGGAATGGATAAATACTTCCAAATCGTGAAATGTTTCCGTGACGAAGATTTACGCGCAGACCGTCAGCCAGAATTTACTCAAATTGACTGCGAAATGGCGTTTGTAGAGCAAGAAGACATTTTAAATGTCTTTGAAGGCCTAACAAGACATTTATTAAAAGAAATTAAAGGTATTGAAGTAGAAAAATTTCCAAGGATTACCTACGACTATGCCATGAAAACATATGGAAACGACAAACCGGACATTCGTTTCGGAATGAAGTTTGGCGAATTAAACGAATTTACACAGCACAAAGAATTCCCTGTCTTCAATGCAGCTGAATTAGTTGTTGGAATCGCGGTTCCTGGAGCAGGAAATTATACTCGTAAAGAAATCGACGGATTAATTGACTGGGTGAAACGTCCGCAAGTGGGTGCATCTGGAATGGTTTATGTAAAATGCAACGAAGACGGAACTTACAAATCATCTGTAGATAAATTCTATGACAATGATGATTTGGCAAACTGGGCAAAAGCAACAGAAGCAAATCCTGGCGATATGATTTTTGTACTTTCTGGTCCTGCAAACAAAACACGTGCTCAGCTTTCTGCATTACGTATGGAGTTAGCAACTCGTTTAGGATTACGTAACCCAGAAGAATTTGCACCTCTTTGGGTTGTAGATTTCCCACTATTAGAACTAGACGAAGAAAGTGGCCGTTATCACGCCATGCACCACCCGTTTACGTCTCCAAAACCAGAAGACATGGCTTTACTGGAAACAGAACCAGGAAAAGTTCGTGCAAACGCATACGATATGGTTTTAAACGGAAACGAAATTGGTGGAGGATCAATCCGTATTCACGATAAAGCGACGCAGCAATTAATGTTCAAATATTTAGGATTTACTGAGGAAGAGGCTAAAGCACAATTCGGGTTCTTAATGGACGCTTTCCAATTTGGAGCACCGCCTCACGGAGGATTAGCTTTTGGTTTGGATAGACTGGTGGCTATTTTAGGCGGACAAGAAACGATTAGAGATTTTATCGCATTCCCTAAAAACAATTCAGGGCGTGATGTTATGATCGATGCTCCTGCGGCCATTGATGATGCACAATTGAAAGAACTTCACATTAAAATTGATACGATATAA
- a CDS encoding toxin-antitoxin system YwqK family antitoxin encodes MKKSVILAAILFSGIVVAQEGKPELEAVGNKVKATYYYDNGKVQQEGFFKDGKLDGVWVSYDEKGNKKAVGEYTDGVKTGKWIYFNENNLNEVAYVDNKVSSVKSLQKNALANRN; translated from the coding sequence ATGAAAAAGAGTGTAATTTTAGCTGCAATATTGTTCTCAGGAATTGTAGTTGCACAAGAAGGAAAGCCTGAATTAGAAGCTGTTGGAAACAAGGTAAAAGCCACTTATTATTATGATAATGGTAAAGTACAGCAAGAAGGCTTTTTTAAAGATGGTAAATTAGACGGTGTCTGGGTATCTTATGATGAAAAAGGGAACAAAAAAGCCGTTGGAGAATACACAGACGGTGTTAAAACCGGAAAATGGATTTATTTTAATGAAAACAATTTAAACGAAGTTGCTTATGTAGATAATAAAGTAAGTTCGGTTAAGAGTTTACAAAAAAATGCTTTAGCAAATAGAAATTAA
- a CDS encoding cold-shock protein produces the protein MRTGTVKFFNESKGYGFITDEETGKDIFVHASGINAEELREGDRVSYEEEEGRKGKVAAKVAVI, from the coding sequence ATGCGTACAGGTACAGTAAAATTTTTCAATGAGTCTAAAGGTTATGGATTCATTACAGACGAAGAAACAGGAAAGGACATCTTCGTTCACGCTTCAGGAATTAACGCGGAAGAATTACGCGAAGGTGACCGTGTAAGCTACGAAGAAGAAGAAGGAAGAAAAGGGAAAGTTGCTGCTAAAGTGGCAGTAATCTAA
- a CDS encoding NADH-quinone oxidoreductase subunit A, with translation MQSDQYSYIPILMQFVLAVGFVVGTIIISGKLGPKRNSEVKDKNFECGIESVGNARIPFSVKYFLVAILFVLFDVEVIFLYPWAINFKDLGVEGMLKMIVFMALLLVGFFYIIKKKALEWE, from the coding sequence ATGCAATCCGATCAATACAGTTACATTCCTATCTTAATGCAGTTCGTTCTGGCTGTTGGTTTTGTGGTAGGAACAATCATTATTTCAGGAAAATTAGGCCCAAAAAGGAACTCGGAAGTTAAAGATAAAAACTTTGAGTGCGGTATCGAATCTGTTGGTAATGCCCGTATTCCATTTTCAGTAAAATACTTCTTGGTTGCCATTTTGTTTGTATTGTTTGACGTAGAGGTAATTTTCCTTTACCCATGGGCAATAAACTTTAAAGATCTTGGTGTTGAAGGAATGTTGAAAATGATTGTTTTCATGGCTTTACTTTTAGTGGGATTCTTCTACATCATCAAAAAGAAAGCATTAGAGTGGGAATAA